One stretch of Pedobacter riviphilus DNA includes these proteins:
- the gcvT gene encoding glycine cleavage system aminomethyltransferase GcvT, which produces MKNTALTEKHIALGAKMVPFAGYNMPVTYEGINAEHATVRNGVGVFDVSHMGEFILKGENALDLIQRVTSNDAAKLYDGKVQYSCLPNKDGGIVDDLLVYKIDDKTYMLVVNASNIEKDWDWIQQFNSKDVEMHNISDQTSLLAIQGPKAADALQSLTDVDLASMEYYTFVKGTFAGVDNVVISATGYTGAGGFEIYFENQYADQIWDAIFKAGAPYNIQPIGLGARDTLRLEMGFCLYGNDIDDTTSPIEAGLGWITKFSKSFTNSEALLAQKEAGIQKKLVGFEMIDRGIPRHDYEIADAEGNIIGKVTSGTQAPSLQKAIGMGYVAKDFAKEGTEVFILIRNTPIKAKVVKFPFYK; this is translated from the coding sequence ATGAAAAACACCGCATTAACAGAAAAACACATCGCTTTAGGCGCTAAAATGGTTCCATTTGCAGGTTACAATATGCCTGTTACTTACGAGGGTATTAATGCCGAACATGCAACTGTTCGTAATGGCGTAGGTGTTTTTGATGTAAGCCACATGGGCGAATTTATTCTTAAAGGTGAAAACGCATTAGATCTTATTCAACGTGTAACCAGTAACGATGCTGCTAAATTATATGATGGAAAAGTTCAGTACTCTTGTTTGCCAAATAAAGATGGTGGTATTGTTGATGATCTTTTGGTTTACAAAATAGATGATAAAACCTATATGTTGGTGGTAAATGCTTCAAACATCGAAAAAGATTGGGACTGGATTCAACAATTCAATTCGAAAGATGTAGAAATGCACAATATTTCTGATCAAACTTCTCTTTTGGCTATTCAAGGACCAAAAGCAGCTGATGCTTTACAAAGCTTGACTGATGTTGATTTGGCATCAATGGAATATTACACTTTCGTTAAAGGTACCTTCGCTGGCGTTGATAACGTCGTGATTTCTGCAACAGGTTATACCGGAGCTGGTGGTTTCGAGATTTATTTCGAAAACCAATATGCCGATCAGATCTGGGATGCTATCTTTAAGGCAGGAGCACCGTATAACATTCAGCCAATCGGTTTGGGCGCCCGCGATACTTTGCGTTTAGAAATGGGTTTCTGTTTATACGGAAATGATATTGATGATACTACTTCGCCTATTGAGGCCGGTTTGGGCTGGATTACTAAGTTTTCTAAATCTTTTACCAATTCAGAAGCGTTATTGGCGCAGAAAGAAGCTGGGATTCAAAAGAAATTGGTTGGTTTCGAGATGATCGATCGTGGTATTCCGCGTCATGATTATGAAATTGCTGATGCCGAAGGAAATATCATCGGTAAAGTAACATCTGGTACCCAGGCACCTTCTTTGCAAAAAGCAATAGGTATGGGCTACGTTGCTAAAGATTTCGCTAAAGAAGGAACTGAAGTTTTTATTTTAATCCGCAATACGCCAATTAAGGCTAAAGTGGTTAAGTTTCCTTTTTATAAATAG